In Rhinolophus sinicus isolate RSC01 chromosome X, ASM3656204v1, whole genome shotgun sequence, a single genomic region encodes these proteins:
- the HCFC1 gene encoding host cell factor 1 isoform X9, translating into MASAVSPANSPAVLLQPRWKRVVGWSGPVPRPRHGHRAVAIKELIVVFGGGNEGIVDELHVYNTATNQWFIPAVRGDIPPGCAAYGFVCDGTRLLVFGGMVEYGKYSNDLYELQASRWEWKRLKAKTPKNGPPPCPRLGHSFSLVGNKCYLFGGLANDSEDPKNNIPRYLNDLYILELRPGSGVVAWDIPITYGVLPPPRESHTAVVYTEKDNKKSKLVIYGGMSGCRLGDLWTLDIETLTWNKPSLSGVAPLPRSLHSATTIGNKMYVFGGWVPLVMDDVKVATHEKEWKCTNTLACLNLDTMAWETILMDTLEDNIPRARAGHCAVAINTRLYIWSGRDGYRKAWNNQVCCKDLWYLETEKPPPPARVQLVRANTNSLEVSWGAVATADSYLLQLQKYDIPATAATATSPTPNPVPSVPTNPPKSPAPAAAAPAVQPLTQVGITLLPQAAAAPPTTTTIQVLPPVPGSSISVPAAARTQGVPAVLKVTGPQATTGTPLVTMRPASQAGKAPVTMTSLPAGVRMVVPTQSAQGTVIGSNPQMSGMAALAAAAAATQKIPPSSAPTVLSVPAGTTIVKTVAVTPGTTTLPATVKVASSPVMVSNPATRMLKTAAAQVGTSVSSAANTSTRPIITVHKSGTVTVAQQAQVVTTVVGGVTKTITLVKSPISVPGGSALISNLGKVMSVVQTKPVQTSAVTGQASTGPVTQIIQTKGPLPAGTILKLVTSADGKPTTIITTTQASGAGTKPTILGISSVSPSTTKPGTTTIIKTIPMSAIITQAGATGVTSTPGIKSPITIITTKVMTSGTGAPAKIITAVPKIATGHGQQGVTQVVLKGAPGQPGTILRTVPMGGVRLVTPVTVSAVKPAVTTLVVKGTTGVTTLGTVTGTVSTSLAGAGGHSTSASLATPITTLGTIATLSSQVINPTAITVSAAQTTLTAASGLTTPTITMQPVSQPTQVTLITAPSGVEAQPVHDLPVSILASPTTEQPTATVTIADSGQGDVQPGTVTLVCSNPPCETHETGTTNTATTTVVANLGGHPQPTQVQFVCDRQDAAASLVTSTVGQQNGSVVRVCSNPPCETHETGTTNTATTATSNMAGQHSCSNPPCETHETGTTNTASTAMSSIGAGQQRDTRHSCATTTTTPAVVRVGVAAGALEGAQNSVKASCQTRQTNATSTTMTVMATGAPCSASPLLGPSLALEAGGHGTTFVQLAPSSGQVRPSGKDSPVAGLVSTGHQLEAHHSHTISTPSTACSSMGAGEPGEMQGLATHAYESSASAPVTVTALDALLGSSATVTQVCSNPPCETHETGTTNTATTSNAGSAQRVCSNPPCETHETGTTHTPTTATSGGGAGQPEHGQQPPAGRPCETHQTTSTGTTMSVSMGTLLPDSAPSHRTLESSLEGAAPPTVTPQAGASLLTPFPTQRVCSNPPCETHETGTTHTATTVTSNMSSNQDPPPAASDQGEVESTEGDNVNITSSSAITTTVSSTLTRAVTTVTQSTPAPGPSVPPPEELQASPGPRQQLPPRQLLQSASTPLMGESADVLSASQTPELQTAVDLSSTGDPSSGQEPANSAVVATVVVQPPPPTQSEVDQLSLPQELMAEAQAGTTTLMVTGLTPEELAVTAAAEAAAQAAATEEAQALAIQAVLQAAQQAVMGTGEPMDTSEAAAAVTQAELGHLSAEGQEGQATTIPIVLTQQELAALVQQQQQLQEAQAQQQQHHLPTEALAPADSLNDPAIEGNCLSELAGAVPSTVALLPSTATESLAPSNTFVAPQPVVGASPAKLQAAATLTEVANGIESLGVKPDLPPPPSKAPVKKENQWFDVGVIKSTNVMVTHYFLPPDDAVPSDDDSGTVPDYNQLKKQELQPGTAYKFRVAGINACGRGPFSEISAFKTCLPGFPGAPCAIKISKSPDGAHLTWEPPSVTSGKIIEYSVYLAIQSSQAGGGEPKSSTPAQLAFMRVYCGPSPSCLVQSSSLSNAHIDYTTKPAIIFRIAARNEKGYGPATQVRWLQETSKDNSGTKPASKRPMSSPEM; encoded by the exons CCACCAACCAGTGGTTCATCCCAGCCGTGAGAGGGGACATCCCCCCTGGGTGTGCAGCCTATGGCTTTGTGTGCGATGGGACCCGCCTGCTGGTGTTCGGTGGGATGGTCGAGTATGGGAAATACAGCAATGACCTCTACGAGCTCCAG GCAAGCCGGTGGGAGTGGAAGAGACTCAAAGCAAAGACGCCCAAAAACGGGCCCCCTCCATGTCCTCGGCTCGGGCACAGCTTCTCCCTTGTGGGCAATAAATGCTACCTGTTTGGGGGTCTGGCCAATGATAGCGAGGACCCCAAGAACAACATTCCGAG GTACCTGAATGACTTATACATCCTGGAATTGCGGCCCGGCTCCGGAGTGGTAGCCTGGGACATTCCCATCACCTACGGCGTCCTGCCCCCACCCCGGGAGTCACATACTGCCGTGGTGTACACGGAGAAAGACAACAAGAAGTCCAAGCTGGTCATCTACGGAGGGATGAGTGGCTGTCGGCTCGGGGACCTGTGGACCCTGGATATCG AGACTCTGACGTGGAATAAGCCCAGTCTCAGCGGGGTAGCTCCTCTTCCCCGCAGCCTCCACTCGGCCACGACCATAGGCAACAA AATGTACGTGTTTGGTGGCTGGGTGCCGCTCGTCATGGATGACGTCAAGGTGGCCACACACGAGAAGGAGTGGAAGTGCACCAACACACTGGCTTGTCTCAACCTGG ATACCATGGCCTGGGAGACCATCCTGATGGACACACTGGAGGACAACATCCCCCGGGCCCGAGCTGGCCACTGCGCTGTAGCAATCAATACCCGCCTGTACATTTGGAGTGGGCGTGATGGCTACCGAAAGGCCTGGAACAACCAGGTGTGCTGTAAGGACCTCTGGTACCTGGAAACAG AAAAGCCACCACCCCCGGCCAGAGTACAACTGGTACGAGCCAACACCAATTCCCTGGAGGTGAGCTGGGGGGCAGTGGCAACTGCCGACAGTTACCTTCTGCAGCTCCAGAAATACGACATTCCTGCCACGGCTGCTACCGCCACCTCCCCCACACCCAATCCAGTCCCATCTGTGCCTACCAACCCTCCCAAGAGCCCTGCCCCGGCAGCAGCCGCACCCGCTGTGCAGCCGCTGACCCAAGTAGGCATCACGCTCCTGCCCCAGGCTGCTGCCGCGCCTccgaccaccaccaccatccaggTGTTGCCACCAGTGCCCGGCAGCTCAATTTCAGTGCCCGCCGCCGCCCGGACTCAAG GTGTCCCTGCTGTTCTCAAAGTGACCGGTCCTCAGGCTACAACAGGAACCCCGTTGGTCACCATGCGACCTGCCAGCCAGGCTGGGAAAGCCCCCGTCACCATGACCTCCCTTCCTGCAGGCGTGCGGATGGTTGTGCCAACTCAGAGTGCCCAGGGCACG GTGATTGGCAGCAACCCGCAGATGAGTGGCATGGCTGCGTTGGCGGCTGCAGCTGCCGCCACCCAGAAGATCCCTCCTTCCTCGGCGCCCACAGTGCTGAGTGTCCCAGCAGGCACCACCATTGTGAAAACCGTGGCCGTAACACCTGGCACTACCACCCTCCCGGCCACTGTGAAGGTGGCCTCCTCGCCAGTCATG gtgaGCAACCCAGCCACTCGCATGCTAAAGACTGCAGCCGCCCAGGTGGGGACGTCCGTCTCCTCTGCTGCCAACACGTCCACTCGCCCCATCATCACAGTGCACAAGTCGGGGACTGTGACTGTGGCCCAGCAAGCCCAGGTGGTGACCACAGTCGTGGGTGGGGTCACCAAGACCATCACCCTGGTGAAGAGCCCCATTTCCGTCCCAGGAGGCAGTGCTCTG ATTTCCAACCTGGGCAAAGTGATGTCAGTGGTGCAAACCAAACCAGTTCAGACTTCGGCAGTCACAGGCCAGGCATCTACAGGCCCAGTGACCCAGATCATCCAG ACCAAAGGGCCCCTGCCAGCCGGGACCATCCTGAAACTGGTGACCTCAGCAGATGGCAAgcccaccaccatcatcactacaACACAGGCCAGTGGGGCTGGGACTAAGCCCACCATCCTGGGCATCAGCAGCGTGTCCCCCAGCACCACCAAGCCCggcaccaccaccatcatcaagACCATCCCCATGTCAGCCATCATCACGCAGGCAGGCGCCACAG GTGTGACCAGCACTCCTGGCATCAAGTCCCCGatcaccattatcaccaccaaGGTTATGACTTCAGGAACTGGAGCACCTGCAAAAATAATCACTGCTGTTCCCAAAATTGCCACTGGCCACGGGCAGCAAGGAGTGACCCAG GTGGTGCTGAAGGGGGCCCCTGGACAGCCAGGCACCATCCTCCGCACCGTGCCCATGGGGGGCGTCCGCCTGGTCACCCCCGTCACTGTCTCTGCTGTCAAACCAGCCGTCACCACGTTGGTTGTGAAGGGCACCACAG GTGTCACAACCCTGGGCACCGTGACAGGTACCGTTTCCACCAGCCTTGCCGGAGCTGGGGGCCACAGTACCAGTGCTTCCCTGGCCACACCCATCACCACCTTAGGCACCATTGCCACCCTCTCGAGCCAGGTGATCAACCCCACTGCCATCACCGTGTCGGCCGCACAGACCACGCTGACAGCGGCCAGTGGTctcaccacccccaccatcaccatGCAG CCTGTCTCCCAGCCTACCCAGGTGACTCTGATCACGGCGCCCAGTGGGGTGGAGGCCCAGCCTGTGCACGACCTCCCTGTGTCCATCCTGGCCTCACCTACTACGGAACAGCCCACGGCCACTGTCACCATTGCTGACTCTGGCCAGGGTGACGTGCAGCCCGGCACCGTGACGCTGGTCTGCTCCAACCCGCCTTGTGAGACCCACGAGACAGGCACCACCAACACGGCCACCACCACCGTCGTGGCTAACCTTGGGGGACACCCACAGCCCACCCAAGTGCAGTTCGTCTGTGACAGACAGGACGCTGCCGCTTCTCTCGTCACTTCGACAGTGGGGCAGCAGAACGGCAGTGTGGTTCGCGTCTGCTCCAACCCACCATGCGAAACCCATGAGACAGGCACCACCAATACCGCCACCACTGCCACCTCTAATATGGCTGGCCAGCACAGCTGCTCCAACCCGCCCTGTGAAACCCACGAGACGGGCACCACCAACACCGCCTCCACTGCCATGTCGAGCATTGGTGCCGGCCAGCAGCGAGACACCCGGCACAgctgtgcaaccaccaccaccacccctgctgTGGTCCGGGTCGGGGTGGCTGCGGGGGCCCTGGAGGGAGCCCAGAATTCTGTCAAAGCCTCATGCCAAACCCGCCAGACCAATGCAACCAGCACCACCATGACTGTGATGGCCACTGGGGCCCCGTGCTCAGCCAGCCCACTCCTTGGGCCGAGCCTGGCGTTGGAGGCCGGGGGCCACGGCACCACTTTTGTGCAGTTGGCCCCATCGAGTGGCCAAGTCAGGCCCAGCGGCAAGGACAGCCCAGTAGCTGGCCTGGTGTCCACGGGGCACCAGCTGGAGGCACATCACAGTCACACCATCAGCACCCCCAGCACAGCCTGCTCCAGCATGGGTGCTGGGGAGCCTGGCGAAATGCAGGGGCTCGCCACACATGCGTACGAGAGCTCAGCCAGTGCCCCTGTGACTGTGACAGCCCTGGATGCGCTGCTGGGCTCCTCTGCCACCGTGACCCAGGTCTGCTCCAACCCGCCGTGCGAGACCCACGAGACAGGCACCACCAACACGGCCACTACCTCGAATGCGGGCAGCGCCCAGCGGGTCTGCTCCAACCCGCCCTGCGAGACCCACGAGACGGGCACCACCCATACACCCACCACCGCCACCTCCGGTGGGGGTGCAGGCCAGCCCGAGCATGGGCAGCAGCCCCCTGCCGGCCGCCCCTGCGAGACACACCAGACCACTTCCACTGGCACCACCATGTCGGTCAGCATGGGCACCCTGCTCCCCGACAGCGCCCCCTCCCATAGGACCCTGGAGTCCAGCTTGGAGGGGGCAGCACCGCCCACCGTCACTCCCCAGGCGGGTGCTTCATTGCTGACTCCTTTTCCAACGCAGAGGGTGTGCTCCAACCCCCCCTGTGAGACCCACGAGACTGGCACCACGCACACGGCCACTACTGTCACCTCCAACATGAGTTCCAACCAGG ATCCCCCACCAGCTGCCAGTGACCAGGGAGAGGTAGAGAGCACGGAGGGCGACAATGTGAACATCACCAGCTCCAGTGCCATCACGACCACTGTGTCCTCTACGCTGACACGCGCCGTGACTACCGTGACACAGTCCACACCGGCCCCGGGCCCCTCTGTGCCC CCCCCAGAGGAACTCCAGGCCTCGCCAGGGCCACGCCAGCAGCTGCCGCCACGGCAACTCCTGCAGTCTGCCTCCACACCCCTGATGGGGGAGTCCGCCGATGTCCTGTCAGCTTCCCAGACCCCTGAGCTGCAGACCGCCGTGGATCTGAGCAGTACAGGGGACCCATCGTCAGGCCAGGAGCCTGCCAACTCAGCTGTGGTGGCCACTGTGGTGGtccagccacccccacccacacagtCTGAAGTAGACCAGTTGTCACTTCCCCAAGAGCTGATGGCTGAGGCCCAGGCAGGCACCACCACCCTCATGGTAACAGGGCTCACCCCTGAGGAGCTGGCAGTGACTGCTGCCGCTGAAGCAGCTGCCCAGGCCGCAGCTACAGAGGAAGCCCAGGCCCTGGCCATCCAGGCAGTGCTCCAGGCTGCACAGCAAGCCGTCATGG GCACTGGGGAGCCCATGGACACGTCCGAGGCGGCGGCAGCTGTGACACAGGCGGAGCTGGGCCACCTTTCAGCTGAGGGTCAGGAGGGCCAGGCCACCACCATCCCCATCGTGCTGACGCAGCAGGAGCTGGCCGCCTTGgtgcagcagcaacagcagctacaggaggcccaggcccagcagcagcagcatcacctccCTACCGAGGCCCTGGCCCCTGCTGACAGCCTCAACGACCCGGCCATTGAGGGCAACTGCCTCAGCGAGCTGGCCGGGGCCGTCCCCAGCACCGTAGCCCTGCTGCCCTCCACAGCCACTGAGA GCCTGGCTCCTTCCAACACGTTTGTGGCCCCCCAGCCAGTCGTGGGAGCCAGTCCCGCAAAGCTGCAGGCCGCCGCTACCCTGACTGAGGTGGCCAATGGCATCGAGTCCCTGGGCGTG AAGCCAGACCTACCGCCCCCGCCTAGCAAAGCCCCTGTGAAGAAAGAGAACCAGTGGTTTGATGTGGGAGTGATTAAGAGCACTAATGTAATGGTGACACACTATTTCCTGCCACCAGATGATGCTGTCCCGTCTGAT GACGACTCGGGCACTGTCCCAGACTATAACCAGCTGAAGAAGCAGGAACTGCAGCCCGGCACAGCCTATAAGTTCCGTGTTGCTGGGATCAATGCCTGTGGCAGGGGGCCCTTCAGCGAGATCTCAGCTTTTAAGACGTGTCTGCCTGGTTTCCCAGGGGCCCCCTGTGCCATTAAAATCAGCAAA AGTCCCGACGGTGCTCACCTCACCTGGGAGCCCCCctctgtgacctcgggcaagATCATCGAGTACTCGGTCTACCTGGCCATCCAGAGCTCCCAGGCCGGCGGCGGCGAGCCCAAGAGCTCGACCCCGGCCCAGCTGGCCTTCATGCGGGTGTACTGTgggcccagcccctcctgcctcGTGCAGTCCTCCAGCCTCTCCAACGCCCACATTGACTACACCACCAAGCCCGCCATCATCTTCCGCATCGCTGCCCGCAACGAGAAGGGCTACGGCCCAGCCACCCAAGTGAGGTGGTTGCAAG aaaCCAGTAAAGACAACTCTGGCACCAAGCCAGCCAGCAAGCGGCCCATGTCCTCTCCAGAAATGTAA